Sequence from the Hamadaea flava genome:
CCGCGAAGGCGCGTACGCCGAACAGCCGCAGCGGCAGCATGGGCTGCTCGGTCCGGCGTTCCACGAAGACGAACGCCACCGTGAGCACCATCCCGGCCCCCAGCGTCAACAGCGTCTCCGGGCCGGTCCACCCGGCCGTGTTGGCGCGGACGAGTCCCCAGACCAGGCCCAGCGCGGCTCCGGCCGACAGCAGCAGGCCCGGCAGGTCCAGGCGTACGCGGGGGCCGCGGCTCGGCGCGATCCGGGTCAGCACCAGCGGAATGAGGAGAGCGAGCAGCGGCACGTCGAGCCAGAAGATCCACCGCCATGACGTGCCGTCGGCGATCGCGCCGCCGACCAGCGGCCCGGCCGGTACGGACGCGCCGACGACCGCGGAGAACATGCCCAGCGCCCGGGCCCGGGTCGACGGCGACACCACCTCGCCCAGCAGCGTCAGCGCCAGCGGCATCACCGCCGCCGCTCCGGCGCCCTGCACCGCGCGGGCGGCGATGAGCCAGCCCACGCCGGGCGCGACCGCGCAGGCGGCCGATGCCAGCGCGAACACGCTCAGGCCGGCGACGAAGATACGCCGCCGCCCGAACCGGTCGCCGAGCGCCGCCGCCGTAAGCAACAGCACGGCGAAACTCAGCGTGTACGCGTTGACCGTCCACTCGAGTTGTTCGGCGGACGCGCCCAGATCCAGGCGCAGCGTGGTCAGCGCGGTCGCCACCACGGTGGTGTCGAGCCCGACGAGCAACGCGGCGAGCGCGGTGAGCCCGAGCACCCAGCGTTGCGGAGAGGTCAGTCTGTCGTGAGTCATGGCCGTGCTGACACCGGCATGGGGCAGAACTGGGCGGTCGCGCCGACGAAATGAGACGGCCGTCACGGGAGCGCTCTCACTGTGCGCGCTCCCATTAGGGTACGCGTGTGCGAACGGTCAAGGTCGACACCCCCGGCGGCCAGACGTGGGGCGTACGCGTGGTGTGGCAGCCACGGTGGAGTGCGTTGGTGCGGCGGTTCGGGGCGTGGCGCCGCAAACGCAAGGGCGAGACGAGTTCCGGCAACGATCTGAGCGGTTGCGGCGACCTGGGCGGCTGCGGCTCCGGCGACGGCGATCTGGCCGCGATCATGTTCGGCATCGTGCTGTTCCTCGTCGGCGTGCTGTTGTTCTGGTTCGTGCTGCTGCCGTTGCTGCTGCTGGCCGTCGATATCATCGTCGTCGCGCTGCTGCTGCTCATCGCGATTCCGGCCCGGGTGTTGTTCCGTCGGCCGTGGACGGTCGAGGCTGCGTACGACGACGGGCAGACCGAGCAGATCTTCTCGACGGACGTGGTCGGCTGGCGGCGGGCGCTGGAGACCCGCGACGACATCGCGGCGAAGCTTCAGCAGGGCTTTCCCGTGCCGATCGTGGGCACCCTGCGGTCCCGCCTCAGCGGCCCGCCGGTGGAGTCATGACCGCCCCCGGCGGGCGGCTCGGCCGCGCGATGCTGCCGTTCGCCCTGGTGTTCTTCAGCGTCGGCGTGTCCACCGCGCTGGTCTACCCGTTCCTGGCGTTGTTTCTCGACTCCGCGGTGCACGCCAGCCCGTTGCAGATCACCATGTTCCTGATCGTCGGCCCGCTGGCGAGCGTCTTCGTGGCCAGCGCTCTCGGGCGGCTGTCCGACCGGCGGGCGATCCGGCGGGCGCTGATGCTGCTCGCCGCCTTCGGCGGGTTCACCGCGGCCGGGCTGACCGCCGTGGTCCGGGACTACTGGCTGCTGCTCGTCATCAACGTGACCGGGTGGGCGCTGGCCGGTGCGTTGTTCCCGCAGACCCTCGCGTACGCCCGGCAGGTGCTCGACCGCGATCGGCCGGATCGGGCGGCGATGGGGATGAGTGCGCTGCGTACGGTCTTTTCGGTCGCCTGGGTGGTCGGGCCGTCGCTGGCCGCGTTCGTCATGAAGGCGGGCGGCTTCACCTGGCTGTACGCCTTGTCGGCCGCGATGTACGGGATCGCCGGGCTGCTGGTGCTGTTCCGGTTCGACAAGGACCGCCCGCCCGAAGCCGACCCGGTCCAGACCGCCGGGGCCGACGCGGCCGGGCCGCTGGAGGTGTCCTGGTGGACGCTGATGGCGACGGCCGCCGGGTTCACCCTGCTGCAGGCACCGCTGACGCTGGTCTCGCAGGTGCTGCCCATCTACATCGGACGGTACTTGGGCGGCGACGTCAGCGACACCGGCGTGATCCTCGGGGTGTGCGCCTTCCTGGAGATCCCGTTCATGCTGACTCTCGGCGCGATCACCACCCGCATCAGCGTACGGACGGTAGTGCTCGCGGGCAGCTGTTGCGGAGTGGCGTACTTCG
This genomic interval carries:
- a CDS encoding MFS transporter, producing the protein MTHDRLTSPQRWVLGLTALAALLVGLDTTVVATALTTLRLDLGASAEQLEWTVNAYTLSFAVLLLTAAALGDRFGRRRIFVAGLSVFALASAACAVAPGVGWLIAARAVQGAGAAAVMPLALTLLGEVVSPSTRARALGMFSAVVGASVPAGPLVGGAIADGTSWRWIFWLDVPLLALLIPLVLTRIAPSRGPRVRLDLPGLLLSAGAALGLVWGLVRANTAGWTGPETLLTLGAGMVLTVAFVFVERRTEQPMLPLRLFGVRAFAAGNGAIFFLWASTFGSVYFMAQFFQVGQSTGPFEAGLRLMPWGAMTVLVPRTVGTLIPKFGERPFIVGGMVLHGASLVWIAVLAAPDVAYWQLVAPLILSGIGVAAAIPATQSAVLGAVTPPDLGKASGAYSALRQLGGAFGVAAVVAVFAASGGYASARVFVDGFTPALIGCAALAAGAVVAGTGTPGRKLVTATRIDIPASAAPAVATPPLSTPPESARTGR
- a CDS encoding sugar efflux transporter: MTAPGGRLGRAMLPFALVFFSVGVSTALVYPFLALFLDSAVHASPLQITMFLIVGPLASVFVASALGRLSDRRAIRRALMLLAAFGGFTAAGLTAVVRDYWLLLVINVTGWALAGALFPQTLAYARQVLDRDRPDRAAMGMSALRTVFSVAWVVGPSLAAFVMKAGGFTWLYALSAAMYGIAGLLVLFRFDKDRPPEADPVQTAGADAAGPLEVSWWTLMATAAGFTLLQAPLTLVSQVLPIYIGRYLGGDVSDTGVILGVCAFLEIPFMLTLGAITTRISVRTVVLAGSCCGVAYFALASAATAVWQLVAAQLLNALFISAVAGVGISYMQGMMPRHPGRATALFTNSFPIGAMLAGPLFGLTQHFGYRTVWPIATGVCAVGLVLLWTTRPTRTAAEPAATEPAVT